Proteins from one Streptomyces sp. NBC_00289 genomic window:
- a CDS encoding aspartate/glutamate racemase family protein — MRIVVTNCNTTQEMTEEIVRGARAAAGPGTTVTGLTPGWGPESAEGWLDSYLSAAAVLDTLRTYDGPSYDAVVMAGFGEHGREGVRELVDVPVVDITEAAAHLACLLGRRYGVVTTLERSCGQIEDSLETAGVGRNCAAVVGTGLSVLDLGDGEGNRDRTEAAFLAAAERACRAGAEVLVLGCAGMTGLQRTVGEKLGLPVVDGVAAAVKLAESLVALGLTTSRAGSLAKPLPKRRVWSRPRPD; from the coding sequence GTGCGGATCGTCGTCACCAACTGCAACACCACGCAGGAGATGACCGAGGAGATCGTACGAGGTGCCCGGGCCGCGGCAGGCCCGGGCACCACCGTGACCGGACTGACCCCCGGCTGGGGACCGGAGTCCGCGGAGGGCTGGCTCGACAGCTACCTGTCGGCCGCCGCCGTCCTCGACACCCTGCGCACGTACGACGGACCGTCGTACGACGCCGTCGTCATGGCCGGCTTCGGAGAGCACGGGCGCGAAGGTGTACGGGAACTGGTGGACGTGCCGGTCGTCGACATCACGGAGGCCGCGGCACACCTCGCCTGCCTGCTGGGGCGGCGGTACGGGGTCGTCACCACGCTGGAACGCTCGTGCGGGCAGATCGAGGACAGCCTCGAAACGGCGGGCGTGGGCCGCAACTGCGCCGCCGTCGTCGGGACGGGCCTGAGCGTCCTCGACCTCGGGGACGGCGAGGGGAACCGGGACCGCACCGAGGCGGCGTTCCTCGCCGCCGCCGAACGGGCCTGCCGGGCGGGCGCGGAGGTACTGGTGCTCGGCTGCGCCGGAATGACCGGCCTGCAGCGCACCGTGGGGGAGAAGCTGGGGCTTCCGGTCGTCGACGGGGTCGCGGCGGCGGTGAAGCTGGCGGAGTCCCTCGTGGCACTCGGCCTGACGACCAGCCGGGCGGGCAGCCTGGCGAAACCGTTGCCGAAGAGGCGGGTGTGGAGCCGCCCACGACCGGACTGA
- the pip gene encoding prolyl aminopeptidase gives MTLYPEIEPYDHGMLDVGDGNQVYWETCGNPRGKPAVVLHGGPGSGANAYFPRLFDPAAYRIVLLDQRGAGRSTPPASAYDTDMSVNTTAHLIADLELLRRHLDVERWLVWGVSWGSVLGLRYAQTHPAAVSELVLTGIATGSDAEVALLTRGLGRIFPEAFERFVGELPEGERDGNLAAAYNRLLESPDRQVRERAARAWTDWETAMMPAPPRSVARYEDPVFRMGFARTVTHYWGNDHFLGESEGGSEGDNGGVDRGGVVLRDAPLLKDIPGTLVQGGLDLGNLLGVVWRLHHAWPGSELVVIDEAGHNAGAPGVAEALVAATDKYARRG, from the coding sequence ATGACCTTGTATCCGGAGATCGAACCGTACGACCACGGCATGCTCGACGTCGGTGACGGCAACCAGGTGTACTGGGAGACGTGCGGCAATCCGCGCGGCAAGCCCGCGGTGGTGCTGCACGGCGGGCCGGGCTCCGGAGCCAACGCCTACTTCCCGCGCCTCTTCGACCCGGCCGCGTACCGGATCGTGCTGCTCGACCAGCGCGGGGCCGGTCGTTCCACGCCGCCGGCGAGCGCGTACGACACCGACATGAGCGTCAACACGACCGCTCACCTCATCGCCGACCTGGAACTGCTGCGCCGGCACCTGGACGTCGAACGGTGGCTGGTGTGGGGAGTGTCCTGGGGATCGGTGCTGGGGCTGCGGTACGCGCAGACGCATCCCGCGGCCGTCTCCGAGCTGGTCCTGACCGGGATCGCGACCGGCTCGGATGCCGAAGTCGCCCTGCTGACGAGGGGGTTGGGGAGGATCTTTCCGGAGGCGTTCGAGCGGTTCGTCGGCGAGCTGCCGGAGGGCGAGCGGGACGGAAACCTCGCGGCCGCCTACAACCGGCTGCTCGAGTCGCCCGATCGCCAGGTGCGCGAACGGGCCGCGCGGGCCTGGACCGACTGGGAGACGGCCATGATGCCGGCCCCGCCGCGGTCGGTGGCGCGCTATGAGGACCCGGTGTTCCGGATGGGCTTCGCCCGCACCGTCACGCACTACTGGGGCAACGACCACTTCCTGGGCGAGAGTGAGGGCGGAAGCGAGGGCGACAACGGGGGTGTCGACCGTGGGGGTGTCGTGCTGCGCGACGCGCCGTTGCTGAAGGACATCCCCGGCACACTCGTCCAGGGCGGTCTCGACCTCGGCAACCTCCTCGGTGTCGTCTGGCGGCTCCATCACGCCTGGCCGGGCAGCGAGTTGGTGGTGATCGACGAGGCCGGGCACAACGCGGGGGCGCCGGGCGTGGCCGAGGCGCTGGTGGCGGCGACCGACAAGTACGCCCGGCGCGGCTAG
- a CDS encoding NCS1 family nucleobase:cation symporter-1, which translates to MSLADRAEATGTAAFVPDPRLTNEDLAPAGKRNWKVFDLFAMWMSDVHNLGNYTFAAGLLFLGMNVWQIFTSLLVGFVIIYAGMNMMGRIGQRTGVPFPVVSRIAFGIWGANIPALIRAVIAIMWYGIQTYLASVAVNVMLLAAWPGLESWTHSSFLGLDALGWVSFVALWLVQALIISQGMESVRKFQDFCGPAIWVVMIALAVWILAKADWTIALTSTPHPVSVGEQWRQWFGAVGLILATYGTLMLNFCDFSRFAPDYKTVRRGNFWGLPVNSTAFVIVSVIVTAGAYEVFGKQITDPAYLVAEIGNKWVLVVGAFTFAVATMGVNIVANFVSPAYDLANVWPQKITFRIGGMISTVAALVVTPWNLFSNPTVVNYFLGGLGAFLGPLFGVIMVDYYWVKRGDVDVDELFDARPGARYRYRNGVNPKALWAFLPSAAVAAVLALVKTFSDVAPYSWFIGTALAAGAYAALCRAERTAAPVVSEQPVEV; encoded by the coding sequence GTGTCCCTCGCCGACCGTGCCGAAGCCACCGGCACCGCAGCGTTCGTCCCCGACCCCCGCCTCACCAACGAAGACCTCGCGCCCGCGGGCAAGCGCAACTGGAAGGTGTTCGACCTCTTCGCCATGTGGATGTCCGACGTCCACAACCTCGGCAACTACACCTTCGCCGCGGGCCTGCTCTTCCTCGGCATGAACGTCTGGCAGATCTTCACCTCACTGCTCGTCGGCTTCGTGATCATCTATGCCGGGATGAACATGATGGGCCGCATCGGGCAGCGCACCGGAGTCCCCTTCCCGGTCGTCAGCCGGATCGCCTTCGGCATCTGGGGCGCCAACATCCCCGCGCTGATCAGGGCCGTCATCGCCATCATGTGGTACGGCATCCAGACCTACCTCGCCTCCGTCGCGGTCAACGTGATGCTGCTGGCCGCCTGGCCGGGCCTGGAGTCCTGGACGCACAGCTCCTTCCTGGGCCTCGACGCGCTCGGCTGGGTGTCCTTCGTCGCGCTCTGGCTGGTCCAGGCGCTGATCATCAGTCAGGGCATGGAGTCGGTCCGGAAGTTCCAGGACTTCTGCGGCCCCGCCATCTGGGTCGTGATGATCGCGCTCGCCGTCTGGATCCTCGCCAAGGCCGACTGGACCATCGCGCTGACCTCGACCCCGCACCCGGTCTCCGTCGGCGAACAGTGGCGGCAGTGGTTCGGCGCGGTAGGTCTGATCCTCGCCACCTACGGCACGCTGATGCTCAACTTCTGCGACTTCTCCCGCTTCGCACCCGACTACAAGACCGTCCGGCGCGGCAACTTCTGGGGTCTGCCGGTCAACTCGACGGCCTTCGTGATCGTGTCGGTGATCGTCACCGCGGGCGCCTACGAGGTGTTCGGCAAGCAGATCACCGACCCCGCCTACCTCGTCGCCGAGATCGGCAACAAGTGGGTGCTGGTGGTGGGCGCGTTCACCTTCGCGGTGGCCACCATGGGCGTCAACATCGTCGCCAACTTCGTCTCGCCGGCGTACGACCTGGCCAACGTCTGGCCGCAGAAGATCACCTTCAGGATCGGCGGCATGATCAGCACGGTGGCCGCGCTGGTGGTGACCCCGTGGAACCTGTTCTCCAACCCGACCGTCGTGAACTACTTCCTCGGCGGCCTCGGTGCCTTCCTCGGCCCGCTGTTCGGCGTGATCATGGTCGACTACTACTGGGTCAAGCGTGGTGACGTCGACGTCGACGAGCTCTTCGACGCGCGGCCAGGTGCCCGCTACCGCTACCGCAACGGCGTCAACCCCAAGGCGCTGTGGGCGTTCCTGCCCTCGGCGGCGGTCGCGGCGGTGCTCGCGCTGGTGAAGACGTTCAGTGACGTGGCGCCGTACTCGTGGTTCATCGGCACCGCGCTGGCGGCCGGTGCCTACGCGGCACTGTGCCGCGCCGAGCGGACCGCCGCGCCGGTCGTCTCCGAGCAGCCCGTGGAGGTCTGA
- a CDS encoding GntR family transcriptional regulator — MTKIEPLGAVRERVLADLRREIIAGRLRPGDRLVERELAERFGVSRVPVREAIRALVAEGFVHFETPRRTVVRRLTPADVKELFELREALEVYATGLAASRATPRTLAELRELLDSAASATEAGDAEAITDVNTRFHDRILAMAGNSLLISVMEPVDGRLRWLTRQNEEWPQLLTEHQELYEAIASGDPDRARTHALRHVQANYRSTVRHLFGAADPEGKGAGDGDGGESGAAEVP; from the coding sequence ATGACGAAGATCGAACCCCTCGGCGCGGTACGCGAACGCGTCCTGGCGGATCTGCGGCGGGAGATCATCGCGGGCCGCCTGCGTCCGGGCGACCGACTCGTCGAGCGGGAGCTCGCCGAGCGCTTCGGGGTCTCCCGGGTCCCGGTCCGCGAGGCGATCCGGGCACTGGTCGCCGAGGGCTTCGTCCACTTCGAGACACCGCGCCGCACGGTCGTACGCCGGCTGACACCCGCCGACGTCAAGGAACTCTTCGAGCTGCGCGAGGCGTTGGAGGTGTACGCGACCGGCCTCGCGGCATCCCGCGCGACCCCGCGGACGCTGGCCGAGCTGCGCGAGCTGCTGGACAGCGCGGCGAGCGCCACCGAGGCCGGGGACGCCGAGGCGATCACGGACGTCAACACCCGCTTCCACGACCGCATCCTGGCCATGGCCGGCAACAGCCTGCTGATCTCGGTCATGGAACCCGTCGACGGCCGCCTGCGCTGGCTCACCCGGCAGAACGAGGAGTGGCCTCAACTCCTCACGGAGCACCAGGAGTTGTACGAGGCGATCGCCTCCGGCGACCCGGACCGCGCCCGCACCCACGCCCTCCGCCACGTACAGGCCAACTACCGGTCGACGGTACGGCACCTGTTCGGGGCAGCGGACCCGGAAGGGAAAGGGGCGGGGGACGGGGACGGAGGGGAATCCGGGGCAGCCGAAGTGCCCTAG